The genomic interval CTTGTCAGAATAAACACCTCTCCCTTTTTCCCATACCCACTTACATTTTCCATCTTTGGTACGGATCTGATATTCGAGGACAAAATCTTTATTATCTGTAATCGAATTACGGATTGTCTCCTTTATGGTTTTTGCATACTGTGGCAATATAAGATCGCTGTAGGTGACTCCACCGCCCTCTGTGAGGTCCTCAGGTGAATATCCTGTCAGATCTTTACATCCATCACTAACAAATTCAAAACCCCACCCCTCGTCATTTCTGCACCTGTATGACATCCCCGGCAGATTCTTCAAGAGTGTGGATATACGCCTTTCACTTTCCCTGAGTGTTTTTTCTGTTTTTATTCTCTCTTCTACTTCGGCCCTTAACTGATCAATGGTTACAGCCAACTCTGAAGTACGGTCTGAAACTATTTTTTCGAGGCTTTCCTTATGACTCTGCAATTCTTTTTGGGTCTGCCGCAATCCGGTAATATCGATTCCTGTCGATACTATGTACAGGACCTCTTCATCATCACCGAGAATAGATGTGTTATGCCAGCTTATTAACCGTTTTTCCCCGGTTCTGCTAATCCAGTGGTTTTCGAATTGATTCGAGGTACACTCTTTTGTCAGGAGTGACCGGGCTACTGAAGAGACGCTTTCGTATTCGGATTCGGGGAGTAATGTGTCAAAAAAACTTTGGTTTCTTACTTCTTCAAATGTGTACCCGGTTAACTGTTCACAGGCTCTGTTGAATCGTATGATCCTTGCATCTCTGTCAAACACAAGTTGAAGAGCACCACCGGTATCAAATATTGCATTTGAAAGGTCTCTCTCCCTCTGAAGTGCTTTTTCTGTCTGTTTAAGTCTGGTAATATCGTTTCCGACACAAAGCACTTCCTCAGTTTCTCCCTGACTGTTTAACAGCGCCTTGTTTGACCATGACACCCAAACTTTACGTCCATCTTTACATATATTCTCGTTTTCTGTTGACGCATAATGGCCAGTGTTTTTAAACAGGTCTGAAATTTTTTCAGAAAGATCCATACCTGAGGAATCTGTGGCGGGAACGATAGTCCCAACAGCATTCTTTCCAACAATTTCCTCTCTTTTATACCCGAAGAAAGAGCATGCGAAGTCGTTGAAAAAAGTCACTGTACCATTGATGTCCAGTTTTAGAATGATGCTGTTGGCAAACTGCACCATTTCATTGAGGCTTTTTTCTGATTGTTTCAGGGTATTGGGCGAGGAGGTATCATTCACCGTGCTTAGACCTTCTGTTTGTGAACTGATCAGTGGAAGATGTTAAAACATCAAAATATTTGTTTACCTGAGGCAGATTCAAGCCCACCTGAGTTCACGTTTTGAACGCAGCTGAGGAAAGTTTATATGAAGAGTGGCATCAGTATTGTTTTGTTTTTCTGAATAAACATGAATGTAATCAAGCCGGGAGAAACTATGAAAAGTGTTGTTTCTGTCTCACATAGTGAAATTCCGGAGATTGGGCTAAAAGGGGCGCTCGACAATATCAGTCATTTGGAGGATATCTTTAAGGGAAAACATGTGGCAATAAAGCCAAATGAAACCTGGGCATCGGCTCAGGACCTTACAGCCTGCACACAATCTGACACACTAAAGGCTGTTATTGGTTATGTAAAACAGTTCAAACCCAAAAAAATCACCGTTACAGGAGGGTCGGGGGGAGCAAAAACTGAACAGATTTTTTCACTTCTTGGATTTAATCATGTCATTGAAAAAGAAGGTGTGGAATTCTTTGATCACAATAAGCCACCATTTGAAAAAGTGGCCCTTGAGTATGGGCCGACACAGGAAATTGTGGTAAACCCACATATTTTTTCATTTGACACAATTGTTTCATTGGCTCAGTTGAAGGTACATGCCAAGGCTGAGGTGACCCTTACCATGAAAAATATTGCTATGTCCTTTCCCTGTGCAGACTATTATGGGTATCCAAGATACACTTATAAGCATTCTCACCAGATTTTTTTCAGCGATCTGCACGGCTTTATTGCATCCATGTGTCATCGTTTTCCCATACATCTGGGGATAATCGCAGGGCACCCTGCAATGGTGGGAACAGGGCCGATCGGTGGTAAAACATTTGAATCCGGGTTGTATTTGGCATCACGAGATTACGTCTCGGTGGATAGCATAGGAGCCCAGATACTTGGAAAGCCCAATGTTTCTCATATCATGCTTGCTCAGGAGTATGGTGATGGAATTTCAGATCCGGAGGATATAGAGATAAGAGGAATGGGTTTGGAGCAGGCAATTGATTCATTTGCCGGGGATCAGATCTGAAATGGATGGAGGTATTTTGGGTTTTTTATTGTAATGGGGTTTGGTGATATTGGGGACAGAGCTGCTTTATCTTTTTTGATATTTTTGACTCTTTTTTCAATTTTAAAATTCGGTTCAATGAGATGGGGACAGAGCTGCATTTAGTTCTGTACTCATTTTTATTATTCTCTCATCAAAAATTTCCAAATCTTAATCATTTCAAAATACAACAATTATAAACAGGAGGGGTTTTGACCAAAACCAGGTTAAACAGTAGCCTTTCTCGACAATCTTAATGCAGAACTTGCATTAATCATCAAGAACTCAGCAGTTTTTACTGCGGTGTATCCATAAAGGTGAATAGCTTTTCTGCAAAACTCTGCGCGTACTTGAGACACCGCACACTTTCTTCCCCTTTTCATTATCATTTCCGGAGGAATCTGCTTTTTCAGGCAGATCGATTTGAGCAGATCCGGCAATTCCGGCCGGTTAGTTATATCCTTTAGCAGAATTTCCTTTGATTTACGTGCGTATTCCAAGGCTTTGCGGATAAAATCAGCACTGCCTTTTACACGAGTATCAGTGAAAAGTTTCTCTTCTTCCTCACTCACGGGCATAAAAGCA from Chitinispirillum alkaliphilum carries:
- a CDS encoding PAS/PAC sensor signal transduction histidine kinase: MNDTSSPNTLKQSEKSLNEMVQFANSIILKLDINGTVTFFNDFACSFFGYKREEIVGKNAVGTIVPATDSSGMDLSEKISDLFKNTGHYASTENENICKDGRKVWVSWSNKALLNSQGETEEVLCVGNDITRLKQTEKALQRERDLSNAIFDTGGALQLVFDRDARIIRFNRACEQLTGYTFEEVRNQSFFDTLLPESEYESVSSVARSLLTKECTSNQFENHWISRTGEKRLISWHNTSILGDDEEVLYIVSTGIDITGLRQTQKELQSHKESLEKIVSDRTSELAVTIDQLRAEVEERIKTEKTLRESERRISTLLKNLPGMSYRCRNDEGWGFEFVSDGCKDLTGYSPEDLTEGGGVTYSDLILPQYAKTIKETIRNSITDNKDFVLEYQIRTKDGKCKWVWEKGRGVYSDKGELIALEGIIDDITDVKSAQEALADSEKRYRFLFEHSPAGNIVIDTDGIIRDVNISFIKSLGYEKRDLVGKPAMDFIPEEDHRHTASVLKKRFNGETIPPRDNQVIAKDGSVHYIVFSSNQTRLYENGKLTGVLITGTDVTEIRKAQALAKRHERQLIQADKMVSLGILVSGVAHEINNPNNFILLNSESMLDIWRDAVSVLDSCEAEKGEFFIAGLPYKEVRNEAELLLSGIGEGAERIKNIVNSLKDFARQDTGDMQQLLDINQIIESGMLILGNLIKKSTNNFAAKLDPNLPKIRGNRQQIEQVLINIITNSCQALRSTKEKITVSTHYNTPSSSVFITVSDEGRGIAQENLKHIMDPFFTTKRDSGGTGLGLSISYSIAKNHNGELIIKSIPGEGTTATVSLPYEKE
- a CDS encoding Iron-sulfur cluster-binding protein codes for the protein MKSVVSVSHSEIPEIGLKGALDNISHLEDIFKGKHVAIKPNETWASAQDLTACTQSDTLKAVIGYVKQFKPKKITVTGGSGGAKTEQIFSLLGFNHVIEKEGVEFFDHNKPPFEKVALEYGPTQEIVVNPHIFSFDTIVSLAQLKVHAKAEVTLTMKNIAMSFPCADYYGYPRYTYKHSHQIFFSDLHGFIASMCHRFPIHLGIIAGHPAMVGTGPIGGKTFESGLYLASRDYVSVDSIGAQILGKPNVSHIMLAQEYGDGISDPEDIEIRGMGLEQAIDSFAGDQI